In the Populus trichocarpa isolate Nisqually-1 chromosome 1, P.trichocarpa_v4.1, whole genome shotgun sequence genome, one interval contains:
- the LOC7476805 gene encoding cytosolic sulfotransferase 8 — protein sequence MVIDTILPTQASACRVYYNLLCSESFRRAIDPSSSPPAPFLTVSHTITIIIFMETVKEDNLQEFLLTLPSEKNWDGTPLLLFNETWYPANSIRGAVSFQQNFRAQDSDIILASMPKSGTTWLKALTFSVVSRDRYSPKESPLITAPPHELVPFLEVDLYLKSQNPDLDFPPPRILSCHTHYTSLPQSIRDSNCKIVYVCRNPLDQAVSDFVFVRNRVSGIANPSSSSSSSSLIDEGFENICRGVQSYGPFWNNVLSYWKASLERPDKVLFLKYEDLKEDIILNLKRLAEFLGFPFTEEEEKEGVIEEISRLCSFDNLKDLEVNKNGVRPSGMRNSAFFRKGETGDWGNHLSPSMAERFWKIVEEKLDGSGLTFKISQ from the coding sequence ATGGTGATTGACACAATCCTGCCGACACAGGCAAGTGCTTGTCGAGTATATTATAATTTGCTTTGTTCTGAAAGCTTTAGACGTGCCATTGATCCATCGAGTTCCCCACCTGCACCATTCCTCACTGTCTCTCACACAATTACAATTATCATTTTCATGGAGACAGTCAAAGAAGATAATCTCCAAGAATTTCTACTCACCCTTCCAAGTGAGAAAAACTGGGATGGTACTCCCCTCCTTCTTTTCAATGAGACCTGGTATCCAGCCAACTCCATTAGAGGTGCAGTTTCCTTTCAACAAAACTTCAGGGCACAAGACTCCGACATAATACTAGCGAGCATGCCAAAATCAGGCACTACTTGGTTGAAGGCCCTCACCTTCTCGGTTGTAAGCCGTGATCGCTACAGCCCCAAAGAGAGTCCCTTAATCACTGCCCCACCACATGAACTAGTACCTTTCCTTGAGGTGGATCTTTACTTGAAAAGCCAGAACCCAGATCTTGATTTTCCTCCTCCAAGAATTCTTTCTTGTCACACACATTACACATCTCTGCCACAGTCCATTAGAGACTCCAACTGTAAAATTGTGTACGTGTGTAGGAATCCTTTGGATCAGGCTGtctctgattttgtttttgttcgaAACAGAGTATCAGGCATCGCAAacccttcatcatcatcatcatcatcatcattaattgATGAAGGTTTCGAGAATATTTGTCGTGGTGTCCAGAGTTACGGACCCTTTTGGAATAATGTGTTGAGCTATTGGAAAGCGAGCTTGGAAAGACCAGACAAggtgttgtttttgaaatatgagGATCTGAAAGAGGATATTATCTTGAACTTGAAGAGGTTAGCAGAGTTCTTGGGCTTTCCCTTCACcgaggaagaagagaaagaaggggTTATTGAAGAAATTTCAAGACTGTGTAGTTTTGACAATCTCAAGGATTTGGAAGTGAACAAAAATGGTGTCCGCCCTTCTGGAATGCGAAATAGTGCCTTCTTCAGGAAAGGAGAGACGGGAGATTGGGGCAATCATCTTAGTCCTTCCATGGCTGAACGTTTCTGGAAGATCGTGGAAGAAAAGTTGGATGGATCTGGTTTAACCTTCAAAATCTCTCAGTAA
- the LOC7455783 gene encoding cytosolic sulfotransferase 15, with amino-acid sequence METSKMPPITEENLQELLLTLPSEKNIDGTNSLYLYQGAWIPGFNLRGVDSFQRRFIAQDTDIIVASMPKSGTTWLKALAFSVAERHIYGPRESPLLSTSPHELVRFFETDLYSKDQPPDLEQLPPPRIFGCHSHYANLPESIRDSKCKVVYICRNPLDQIVSFFQFAHKFKLDDGTSLLSLDECYENICRGVQSQGPFWDNVLGYWKASLERPDKVLFLKYEELKEDIVLNLKKLAEFLGLPFTDKEEEEGVIEEISRLCSFDNLRNLEVNKNGVRPLSGAPNSAFFRKGEVGDWANYLSPSMAEKFFNIVEEKLAGSGLSFKTSQESA; translated from the coding sequence ATGGAGACATCCAAAATGCCTCCAATCACAGAAGAAAATCTCCAAGAATTGCTCCTCACCCTTCCCAGCGAGAAAAACATTGATGGCACAAATTCTCTCTATCTATACCAAGGGGCTTGGATTCCAGGTTTTAACTTGAGAGGTGTGGATTCCTTTCAACGCCGCTTTATTGCTCAAGACACCGATATAATTGTGGCTAGCATGCCAAAATCAGGCACTACTTGGCTGAAAGCCCTAGCTTTCTCGGTTGCAGAACGCCACATCTATGGCCCCAGAGAAAGTCCTCTACTCTCGACCTCACCTCATGAATTAGTACGTTTCTTCGAGACTGACCTTTACTCGAAAGACCAGCCCCCAGATCTTGAACAACTTCCTCCTCCGAGGATTTTCGGTTGTCACTCCCATTACGCAAACTTGCCAGAGTCCATTCGAGATTCCAAGTGTAAAGTTGTGTACATATGTAGGAATCCTTTGGACCAAATTGTCTCTTTTTTTCAGTTTGCACACAAGTTCAAATTAGATGATGGCACTTCTTTATTGTCACTGGATGAATGCTACGAGAACATTTGTCGTGGTGTCCAGAGTCAAGGCCCCTTTTGGGATAACGTGTTGGGGTATTGGAAAGCAAGCTTAGAAAGACCAGACAAGGTGTTGTTCTTGAAGTATGAGGAGCTGAAAGAGGATATAGTCCTTAACTTGAAGAAACTGGCTGAGTTCTTGGGGCTTCCCTTCAccgacaaagaagaagaagaaggggttattgaagaaatatcaaggTTGTGCAGCTTTGACAATCTCAGGAATTTGGAAGTGAACAAAAATGGTGTTCGTCCATTATCTGGGGCTCCAAATAGTGCCTTCTTCAGGAAAGGAGAGGTGGGCGATTGGGCAAATTATCTAAGCCCTTCCATGGCTGAAAAATTCTTCAATATAGTAGAAGAAAAGTTGGCTGGATCTGGTTTATCCTTCAAAACATCTCAGGAAAGTGCCTAG
- the LOC7476804 gene encoding histone-lysine N-methyltransferase, H3 lysine-9 specific SUVH1, translated as MVMEGGGSGNNSTPIIDKTRVLDVEPLRTLVPVFPSSSKAPPFGPYSSGFAPFYPFSAPQGSQATPDLNQQTHTTPAAPLRSFRATESNGDAFDGEYESYDGSTGSAKRRPKSSSQKRARKIQDLDFTLSVDENNFVVGVSLSERDDGNREVVHSIQMRFDALRRRLSQLEDAKESPAGIIRRADLKAGNILMTKQVRTNTRKRIGTVPGVEIGDIFFFRMEMCLLGLHAPSMAGIDYMSVRNDLEEEPLAVSIVSSGYYDDDAEDKDVLIYSGQGGAANKDKGATDQKLERGNLALERSLRRGNEVRVIRGMKDSVNQASKVYVYDGLFRIQESWVEKAKSGCNIFKYKLVRIPGQPDAFGVWKSIEKWREGLSSRAGLILPDLTSGAESVPVALVNDVDEEKGPAYFTYVSTVKYSKSFKLTQPAYGCNCRNACQPGNLNCSCIRKNEGNFPYTANGVLVCRAPMIHECGPTCPCFPNCKNRASQTGLKARLEVFKTKDRGWGLRSWDSFRAGTFICEYAGEVIEKVSQVGEGEGDGYVFDTSHVYESFKWNYEPGLVEEDGSIEAIEEPNVPSPLVISSKNVGNVARFMNHSCYPNVFWQPIMYENNNESFIHIAFFAMRHIPPMTELTFDYGKSCSGEAAADGGSTSRGRRKCLCGAPICRGYFG; from the coding sequence ATGGTAATGGAAGGAGGTGGATCAGGTAATAATTCAACACCTATAATTGATAAGACAAGAGTTTTGGATGTGGAACCACTGCGTACTTTAGTACCGGTGTTTCCTTCTAGTTCCAAAGCACCACCTTTTGGGCCCTACTCATCTGGGTTTGCACCATTTTATCCTTTTAGTGCACCACAGGGTTCACAAGCAACACCTGACCTTAACCAACAGACACACACCACTCCTGCAGCTCCCCTTCGCTCGTTTAGAGCTACAGAGTCCAACGGGGATGCTTTTGATGGAGAATATGAGTCCTATGATGGTAGCACGGGCTCAGCTAAGCGGAGACCCAAGTCTTCTTCGCAGAAAAGAGCGAGGAAGATTCAAGATTTGGATTTTACCTTGTCTGTTGATGAGAATAATTTTGTTGTAGGAGTTAGTTTGTCTGAAAGGGATGATGGTAACAGGGAAGTAGTTCATAGTATACAAATGAGGTTCGATGCACTTAGGAGAAGGCTTAGTCAATTAGAAGATGCTAAGGAATCGCCTGCTGGGATTATTAGGCGGGCGGATCTGAAAGCAGGGAATATTTTGATGACTAAACAGGTGCGAACAAATACGAGGAAGAGAATTGGAACAGTTCCTGGAGTTGAGATTGgcgatattttctttttccgaATGGAAATGTGCTTACTGGGATTGCATGCTCCATCCATGGCTGGGATTGACTACATGTCTGTGAGGAATGATTTAGAGGAAGAACCGCTGGCTGTAAGTATCGTTTCGTCTGGTtattatgatgatgatgcagaGGATAAGGATGTTTTAATATACAGTGGGCAGGGAGGGGCTGCCAACAAGGATAAAGGAGCAACTGATCAGAAGCTTGAGAGGGGTAACCTTGCATTAGAGAGGAGTTTGCGCCGGGGCAATGAAGTGAGAGTCATTCGGGGTATGAAAGACTCTGTCAATCAAGCGTCAAAGGTCTATGTATATGATGGCCTGTTTAGGATCCAGGAGTCGTGGGTGGAGAAGGCAAAATCTGGTTGCAATATTTTCAAGTATAAGTTGGTTAGAATTCCTGGGCAGCCAGATGCTTTTGGTGTTTGGAAATCAATTGAGAAGTGGAGGGAAGGGCTTTCCTCAAGGGCTGGACTAATTCTTCCAGATCTCACTTCAGGGGCTGAAAGCGTGCCTGTTGCACTCGTAAACGATGTTGATGAAGAGAAGGGGCCTGCTTACTTCACATATGTCTCCACTGTCAAGTAttctaaatcatttaaattaacACAGCCTGCTTATGGTTGCAACtgtcgaaatgcatgccaaCCAGGCAATTTGAACTGCTCCTGcataagaaaaaatgaaggtAACTTCCCGTACACTGCCAATGGAGTTTTAGTCTGCCGGGCTCCAATGATACATGAATGTGGTCCCACGTGTCCATGCTTTCCTAATTGCAAAAATCGGGCATCTCAGACTGGCTTAAAAGCTCGTTTGGAAGTGTTCAAAACAAAGGACAGAGGTTGGGGCCTGCGGTCATGGGATTCTTTTCGTGCGGGTACTTTTATTTGTGAATATGCTGGTGAAGTGATAGAAAAGGTTAGCCAGGTAGGAGAAGGTGAAGGTGATGGTTATGTGTTTGATACCTCCCACGTGTATGAATCTTTCAAGTGGAACTATGAACCTGGGTTAGTAGAGGAGGACGGTTCTATTGAAGCTATCGAGGAACCCAATGTCCCATCTCCCTTGGTCATAAGCTCAAAGAATGTTGGAAATGTAGCTCGATTCATGAATCACAGTTGTTATCCAAATGTTTTCTGGCAGCCAATTATGTACGAAAACAACAATGAATCTTTTATCCACATTGCCTTTTTTGCAATGAGACACATCCCCCCTATGACAGAGTTGACTTTCGATTATGGGAAATCTTGCTCGGGTGAGGCTGCAGCTGATGGTGGGAGCACATCACGTGGAAGGAGGAAATGTTTATGTGGAGCTCCAATCTGCCGGGGCTACTTTGGTTGA
- the LOC7455782 gene encoding 4-coumarate--CoA ligase 1, with the protein MDAIMNSQEEFIFRSKLPDIYIPKNLPLHSYVLENLSKYSSKPCLINGANGDVCTYADVELTARRVASGLNKIGIQQGDVIMLFLPSSPEFVLAFLGASHRGAIVTAANPFSTPAELAKHAKASRAKLLITQACYYEKVKDFARESDVKVMCVDSAPDGCLHFSELTQADENEVPQVDFSPDDVVALPYSSGTTGLPKGVMLTHKGLITSVAQQVDGDNPNLYFHSEDVILCVLPMFHIYALNSIMLCGLRVGASILIMPKFDIGTLLGLIEKYKVSIAPVVPPVMLAIAKSPDFDKHDLSSLRMIKSGGAPLGKELEDTVRAKFPQARLGQGYGMTEAGPVLAMCLAFAKEPFDIKPGACGTVVRNAEMKIVDPETGASLPRNQPGEICIRGDQIMKGYLNDPEATSRTIDKEGWLHTGDIGYIDDDDELFIVDRLKELIKYKGFQVAPAELEALLLAHPEISDAAVVGMKDEDAGEVPVAFVVKSEKSQATEDEIKQYISKQVIFYKRIKRVFFIEAIPKAPSGKILRKNLRETLPGI; encoded by the exons ATGGACGCCATAATGAATTCACAAGAAGAATTCATCTTTCGCTCAAAATTACCAGACATCTACATCCCGAAAAACCTTCCTCTGCATTCATACGTTCTTGAAAACTTGTCTAAGTATTCATCAAAACCTTGCCTGATAAATGGCGCAAACGGAGATGTCTGCACCTATGCTGACGTTGAGCTCACAGCAAGAAGAGTTGCTTCTGGTCTTAACAAGATTGGTATTCAACAAGGTGACGTGATCATGCTCTTCCTACCAAGTTCACCTGAATTCGTGCTTGCTTTCCTAGGCGCTTCACACAGAGGTGCCATTGTCACCGCTGCCAATCCTTTCTCCACCCCTGCAGAGCTAGCAAAACATGCCAAGGCCTCAAGAGCAAAGCTTTTGATAACACAGGCTTGTTACTACGAGAAGGTTAAAGATTTTGCACGAGAAAGTGATGTTAAGGTCATGTGCGTAGACTCTGCCCCAGATGGGTGCTTGCACTTTTCAGAGCTAACACAGGCTGACGAAAATGAAGTGCCCCAGGTCGACTTTAGTCCTGATGATGTTGTAGCATTGCCTTATTCATCAGGGACTACAGGGTTACCAAAAGGGGTCATGCTAACACACAAAGGGCTAATAACCAGTGTGGCTCAACAAGTAGATGGAGACAATCCTAACCTGTATTTTCACAGTGAAGATGTGATTTTGTGTGTGTTGCCTATGTTCCATATCTATGCTCTGAATTCAATAATGCTTTGTGGGCTGAGAGTTGGTGCCTCGATTTTGATAATGCCAAAGTTTGATATTGGTACTCTGCTGGGATTGATTGAGAAGTACAAGGTATCTATAGCACCAGTTGTTCCACCTGTGATGTTGGCAATTGCTAAGTCACCTGATTTTGACAAGCACGACTTGTCTTCTTTGAGGATGATAAAATCTGGAGGGGCTCCATTGGGCAAGGAACTTGAAGATACTGTCAGAGCTAAGTTTCCTCAGGCCAGACTTGGTCAG GGATATGGAATGACCGAGGCAGGACCTGTTCTAGCAATGTGCTTGGCATTTGCCAAGGAACCATTTGACATAAAACCAGGTGCATGTGGGACTGTCGTCAGGAATGCAGAGATGAAGATTGTTGACCCAGAAACAGGGGCCTCTCTACCGAGGAACCAGCCTGGTGAGATCTGCATCCGGGGTGATCAGATCATGAAAG GATATCTTAATGACCCTGAGGCAACCTCAAGAACAATAGACAAAGAAGGATGGTTGCACACAGGCGATATCGGCTACATCGATGACGATGATGAGCTTTTCATCGTTGACAGATTGAAGGAATTGATCAAATATAAAGGGTTTCAGGTTGCTCCTGCTGAACTCGAAGCTTTGTTACTAGCCCATCCAGAGATATCCGATGCTGCTGTAGTAGG aATGAAAGATGAGGATGCAGGAGAAGTTCCTGTTGCATTTGTAGTGAAATCAGAAAAGTCTCAGGCCACCGAAGATGAAATTAAGCAGTATATTTCAAAACAG GTGATATTCTACAAGAGAATAAAACGAGTTTTCTTCATTGAAGCAATTCCCAAGGCGCCATCAGGCAAAATCCTTAGGAAGAATCTGAGAGAAACGTTGCCAGGCATATAA
- the LOC18094361 gene encoding uncharacterized protein LOC18094361 isoform X2, protein MAIEPAFFDPFINNDGYFPSFLQQNDSEDEILRALLDAQFAEELQFQEALKASLISCQMPSNVPSSTPSKTNMEAISGHKIEPPPRVLEKGEPSLCSCDMCLERKEKYQIIKNESSGLIFCLGCSKTLELLEKEWCSQELSMDTSSRNDTGKSLTVDASNGNPTPKTEAESVCPGAVKVISLNSAPDEGELGFNESKHVKMAETIAAKQQGPQNPNPKAWGHTDMDQNQAITSNADSEMAVDRGKGGFRTCPRYFKSTAARSLDRSCVGQISNTRGGNPMLKCEMRSHQEMAVNQIRKTTEDSHQFIWMNNKVAEEQRHLKLLEESNVIMRERLENAMREIDVLRQKIKLQHEQNKEEMDFQEQFFKDQIKIILEKRDKESPDEEEHENVHESNESPRNTEDDKYGVQETAMSRARSRFMSRVNKKKEKEVAEKGKLAEERGGQDEGKEEEEKRRLRSMRAERQRLQAALRLKF, encoded by the exons ATGGCAATAGAACCCGCCTTCTTTGATCCTTTTATTAACAATGATGGTTACTTTCCATCTTTCTTGCAGCAAAATGATTCAGAAGATGAAATTTTACGTGCTCTGTTAGATGCTCAATTTGCTGAAGAATTACAGTTCCAAGAGGCTCTAAAGGCTTCTTTGATCAGTTGTCAGATGCCAAGCAATGTGCCATCATCAACTCCGTCCAAGACCAACATGGAAGCAATTTCAGGACACAAGATTGAACCACCGCCGCGAGTGCTAGAAAAGGGTGAACCATCTCTATGTTCCTGTGACATGTGCCTGGAAAGGAAGGAAAAGTATCAGATCATTAAAAATGAGAGCTCTGGTCTGATATTTTGCTTAGGCTGCAG CAAAACTTTGGAACTTTTAGAAAAGGAATGGTGCAGCCAAGAGTTGAGTATGGACACGAGTTCTAGAAATGACACTGGCAAGTCTCTCACTGTTGATGCCAGTAATGGTAATCCGACACCAAAGACTGAAGCTGAATCAGTATGTCCTGGTGCAGTGAAAGTTATCAGTCTCAACTCAGCACCAGATGAAGGTGAGTTGGGGTTTAATGAAAGTAAGCATGTGAAAATGGCTGAAACCATTGCCGCAAAACAGCAGGGTCCACAGAATCCTAATCCTAAAGCATGGGGACATACAGACATGGATCAGAATCAAGCCATCACAAGTAATGCTGATTCTGAGATGGCAGTTGACAGAGGAAAAGGAGGCTTCCGAACATGCCCCAGATATTTCAAGAGCACTGCTGCACGATCTCTAGATAGGTCATGTGTGGGACAAATAAGTAACACGCGAGGAG GTAACCCCATGCTGAAATGTGAAATGAGATCACACCAAGAAATGGCTGTGAACCAGATCAGGAAAACGACTGAGGACAGTCACCAGTTTATCTGGATGAACAACAAGGTAGCTGAAGAACAAAGGCACCTAAAACTTCTTGAAGAATCAAATGTCATAATGAGGGAGAGGCTGGAAAATGCAATGAGGGAAATTGATGTTTTGAGACAGAAAATCAAATTGCAGCATGAACAGAACAAGGAAGAG ATGGACTTTCAAGAACAATTTTTCAAGGACCAAATAAAGATTATTCTtgaaaaaagagataaagagaGCCCAGATGAGGAGGAGCATGAAAACGTCCATGAATCCAATGAAAGTCCTAGGAATACAGAGGATGACAAATACGG AGTGCAGGAAACTGCCATGTCCAGAGCCAGGTCCAGATTCATGTCCAGagtgaataaaaagaaagagaaggaagtaGCTGAGAAAGGAAAGCTAGCAGAGGAACGAGGAGGACAAGATGAAGgcaaggaagaggaagag AAAAGAAGATTGAGGAGCATGCGGGCTGAGAGACAAAGGCTTCAGGCTGCATTAAGGTTGAAGTTTTAA
- the LOC18094361 gene encoding uncharacterized protein LOC18094361 isoform X1 produces MAIEPAFFDPFINNDGYFPSFLQQNDSEDEILRALLDAQFAEELQFQEALKASLISCQMPSNVPSSTPSKTNMEAISGHKIEPPPRVLEKGEPSLCSCDMCLERKEKYQIIKNESSGLIFCLGCSKTLELLEKEWCSQELSMDTSSRNDTGKSLTVDASNGNPTPKTEAESVCPGAVKVISLNSAPDEGELGFNESKHVKMAETIAAKQQGPQNPNPKAWGHTDMDQNQAITSNADSEMAVDRGKGGFRTCPRYFKSTAARSLDRSCVGQISNTRGGNPMLKCEMRSHQEMAVNQIRKTTEDSHQFIWMNNKVAEEQRHLKLLEESNVIMRERLENAMREIDVLRQKIKLQHEQNKEEMDFQEQFFKDQIKIILEKRDKESPDEEEHENVHESNESPRNTEDDKYGVQETAMSRARSRFMSRVNKKKEKEVAEKGKLAEERGGQDEGKEEEEVSLGNLYVKLMENSLETEDPSNVYDSVMEQKRRLRSMRAERQRLQAALRLKF; encoded by the exons ATGGCAATAGAACCCGCCTTCTTTGATCCTTTTATTAACAATGATGGTTACTTTCCATCTTTCTTGCAGCAAAATGATTCAGAAGATGAAATTTTACGTGCTCTGTTAGATGCTCAATTTGCTGAAGAATTACAGTTCCAAGAGGCTCTAAAGGCTTCTTTGATCAGTTGTCAGATGCCAAGCAATGTGCCATCATCAACTCCGTCCAAGACCAACATGGAAGCAATTTCAGGACACAAGATTGAACCACCGCCGCGAGTGCTAGAAAAGGGTGAACCATCTCTATGTTCCTGTGACATGTGCCTGGAAAGGAAGGAAAAGTATCAGATCATTAAAAATGAGAGCTCTGGTCTGATATTTTGCTTAGGCTGCAG CAAAACTTTGGAACTTTTAGAAAAGGAATGGTGCAGCCAAGAGTTGAGTATGGACACGAGTTCTAGAAATGACACTGGCAAGTCTCTCACTGTTGATGCCAGTAATGGTAATCCGACACCAAAGACTGAAGCTGAATCAGTATGTCCTGGTGCAGTGAAAGTTATCAGTCTCAACTCAGCACCAGATGAAGGTGAGTTGGGGTTTAATGAAAGTAAGCATGTGAAAATGGCTGAAACCATTGCCGCAAAACAGCAGGGTCCACAGAATCCTAATCCTAAAGCATGGGGACATACAGACATGGATCAGAATCAAGCCATCACAAGTAATGCTGATTCTGAGATGGCAGTTGACAGAGGAAAAGGAGGCTTCCGAACATGCCCCAGATATTTCAAGAGCACTGCTGCACGATCTCTAGATAGGTCATGTGTGGGACAAATAAGTAACACGCGAGGAG GTAACCCCATGCTGAAATGTGAAATGAGATCACACCAAGAAATGGCTGTGAACCAGATCAGGAAAACGACTGAGGACAGTCACCAGTTTATCTGGATGAACAACAAGGTAGCTGAAGAACAAAGGCACCTAAAACTTCTTGAAGAATCAAATGTCATAATGAGGGAGAGGCTGGAAAATGCAATGAGGGAAATTGATGTTTTGAGACAGAAAATCAAATTGCAGCATGAACAGAACAAGGAAGAG ATGGACTTTCAAGAACAATTTTTCAAGGACCAAATAAAGATTATTCTtgaaaaaagagataaagagaGCCCAGATGAGGAGGAGCATGAAAACGTCCATGAATCCAATGAAAGTCCTAGGAATACAGAGGATGACAAATACGG AGTGCAGGAAACTGCCATGTCCAGAGCCAGGTCCAGATTCATGTCCAGagtgaataaaaagaaagagaaggaagtaGCTGAGAAAGGAAAGCTAGCAGAGGAACGAGGAGGACAAGATGAAGgcaaggaagaggaagaggtcAGTCTAGGAAATCTGTATGTGAAACTCATGGAGAATTCTCTTGAAACAGAAGACCCCAGTAATGTTTATGATTCTGTGATGGAGCAGAAAAGAAGATTGAGGAGCATGCGGGCTGAGAGACAAAGGCTTCAGGCTGCATTAAGGTTGAAGTTTTAA
- the LOC18094362 gene encoding protein SUPPRESSOR OF GENE SILENCING 3 — protein sequence MATEPAFFDLPINNDENLRALLEAGFAEELQFQEAPQASLISCQMPSIVSSSTPSKTNMEAISGHKIEPPPRVIEKGEPSLSSCDMCLERKEKYQIIKNESSGQIFCLRCSKTLELSKKECCSKELSMDMGSRNDTAKGAVKAVSLDSAPDEGELGFNESKHRKVAETIVAKQQGPQSPNPKAWEHTDVDKNPAIPSNADSEMPADRGNGGFQTRSRYFKSTAARSLDRPPLGKISNTRGGIDRTPGKGSDAGQERVANGIQNNLIDVVDDLSDSDAFDDNDESGSDSDPSEKSPENTKKRPLLKEFFGILEKLAPADVNEPTRQWHCPVCQGGSGANKWYQGLRALILHAKTKLGKRVKLHQEFAQLLEEKLCTKGTSDIPAAKVLSKWRGIKDEKKNDEIVWPPMVIIRNTSLKKDENNKWVGMTGKELLDSFSSYDAIMKVQQAYNRQGHRGISVLIFESSARGFLEAERLHKHFEEQGTGRDTCNHRPVYFLPNEERQLHGFMAMKEDVDCFNQYSKGKPKLRCEMRSYQEMVVNQIRKMSEDSHQLIWMNNKLAEEQRHRKLLEEFNVMMGERLENAKKEIDILRQKIKLQHEQNMEETDFQEQFFKDQIKIILEERDKEGGDPQSPDEE from the exons ATGGCAACAGAACCAGCCTTCTTTGATCTTCCTATTAACAATGATGAAAATTTACGTGCTCTGTTAGAAGCTGGATTTGCTGAAGAATTACAGTTCCAAGAGGCTCCACAGGCTTCTTTGATCAGTTGTCAGATGCCAAGCATTGTGTCATCATCAACTCCGTCCAAGACCAACATGGAAGCAATTTCAGGACACAAGATTGAACCACCACCGCGAGTGATAGAAAAGGGTGAACCATCTCTAAGTTCCTGTGACATGTGCCTGGAAAGGAAGGAAAAGTATCAGATCATTAAAAATGAGAGCTCTGGTCAGATATTTTGCTTACGCTGCAG CAAAACTTTGGAACTGTCAAAAAAAGAATGCTGCAGCAAAGAGTTGAGTATGGATATGGGTTCTAGAAATGACACTGCCAAGGGTGCAGTGAAAGCTGTCAGTCTCGACTCAGCACCAGATGAAGGTGAGTTGGGGTTTAATGAAAGTAAGCATAGGAAAGTGGCTGAAACCATTGTCGCAAAACAGCAGGGTCCACAGAGTCCTAATCCTAAAGCATGGGAACATACAGACGTGGATAAGAATCCAGCCATTCCAAGTAATGCTGATTCTGAGATGCCAGCTGACAGAGGAAATGGAGGCTTCCAAACACGCTCCAGATATTTCAAGAGCACTGCTGCACGATCTTTAGATAGGCCGCCTCTGGGAAAAATAAGTAATACGCGAGGAGGTATTGATCGTACTCCAGGAAAGGGTTCAGACGCTGGCCAAGAAAGAGTTGCAAATGGTATTCAGAATAATCTTATTGACGTGGTGGATGATCTTTCTGACTCTGATGCttttgatgataatgatgaatcTGGTTCTGATTCCGATCCATCTGAAAAGAGCCCTGAGAATACCAAGAAGAGACCACTGTTGAAGGAATTCTTTGGGATATTGGAGAAATTGGCACCTGCGGATGTCAATGAACCTACCAGGCAGTGGCACTGTCCTGTATGCCAAGGAGGTTCTGGTGCTAACAAATGGTACCAAGGCCTGCGGGCCCTGATATTACATGCCAAAACCAAACTAGGAAAAAGGGTGAAGCTCCACCAGGAATTCGCACAGCTGTTGGAAGAGAAGTTATGCACTAAGGGAACTTCTGACATTCCTGCTGCCAAAGTGTTGAGTAAATGGAGAGGTATAAAAgatgagaagaaaaatgatgagATTGTTTGGCCTCCTATGGTCATCATTAGAAATACTAGCCTTAAGAAAGATGAGAACAATAAG TGGGTTGGCATGACAGGCAAAGAGCTGCTCGACTCCTTCAGCTCATATGACGCTATCATGAAGGTTCAACAAGCTTACAATCGGCAGGGACATCGTGGGATtagtgttttgatttttgagagCTCAGCAAGGGGCTTTTTAGAGGCAGAGCGCCTGCATAAGCATTTTGAAGAACAAGGAACAGGTAGAGATACTTGTAATCATCGTCCAGTCTACTTCCTACCAAATGAAGAGCGCCAACTTCATGGTTTCATGGCAATGAAAGAAGACGTGGATTGTTTCAACCAGTATTCAAAAG GTAAGCCCAAGCTGAGATGTGAAATGAGATCATACCAAGAAATGGTTGTGAACCAGATCAGGAAAATGAGCGAGGACAGCCACCAGCTTATCTGGATGAACAACAAGCTAGCTGAAGAACAAAGGCACCGAAAACttcttgaagaatttaatgTCATGATGGGGGAGAGGCTGGAAAATGCAAAAaaggaaattgatattttgagaCAGAAAATCAAATTACAGCATGAACAGAACATGGAAGAG ACGGACTTTCAAGAACAATTTTTCAAGGACCAAATAAAGATTATTCTTGAAGAAAGAGATAAAGAGGGAGGGGATCCTCAGAGCCCAGACGAGGAGTAA